Part of the Deltaproteobacteria bacterium genome is shown below.
CAGATCCGTCGCCAACCCGATCTTGAGCGCCCGCAGCCCCGTGGGACGGGTGGTGCGGGCATGCCACTGGCTCAGGGTTTCTCCCGTGGCCATGAACACCTCCAGTGCCCGACATATTCGCTGGGGATCGTTGGGGTGAATTTTGGCCGCGTACTCCGGATCAATGGCGCGCAGCCTGGCATACAAGGCCGGCGCCCCAAAGGCCCGGCATTCATCGACCACGCGGCCGCGTATCCCTGGATCGATATCCGGAATGGGCGCCAGCCCTTCAAGCAGACTTTTCAGGTACAACCCGCTGCCACCCACCAAAATGGGCACCATGCCCCGCGCCTGCATGGCCCGCGCGGCGGCCAGGACGTCCTGGGCGAAAGCCCCGGCCCGAACCGATTCGGACACCGGCACATGCCCATACAACGCGTGCGGACACACCCGCCGCTCCTCTGCCGTGGGCTGGGCCGTGACCACTTCCAGACCGGCATACACCTGACGCGAATCAAAATTGACAACGCCCCCGCCCAGGGCCCGGGCCAACCCCAGGGCCGCCGCGGTTTTTCCCGTGCCCGTGGCCCCGACCAAACACACCAGGGACAACGCCGTGGTCATGGTTTCCCGCTATCCCCGGCCTGGAGCGCGCGCCATTCATCCATGCGCCGCGTGACCCGACCCTGGATGGCTTCCGGAACCAAGCCCTCGATGCTCCCGCCAAGCCGGGCCACGTCCTTGATGATGGTCGAGCTGATGTACAGCCAACGATAGTCCGTCATCATGAACACAGTGTGGATGCTTGGCTTGAGCTTG
Proteins encoded:
- the miaA gene encoding tRNA (adenosine(37)-N6)-dimethylallyltransferase MiaA; amino-acid sequence: MTTALSLVCLVGATGTGKTAAALGLARALGGGVVNFDSRQVYAGLEVVTAQPTAEERRVCPHALYGHVPVSESVRAGAFAQDVLAAARAMQARGMVPILVGGSGLYLKSLLEGLAPIPDIDPGIRGRVVDECRAFGAPALYARLRAIDPEYAAKIHPNDPQRICRALEVFMATGETLSQWHARTTRPTGLRALKIGLATDLDTLAPRLAQRIDLMLDLGAMDEVARVHAAHPNRSAPGFSGIGCPELLSVLLDGVCLDEAKTVWLRNTRAYAKRQLTWFRKDADIAWFAPGEVDGMIARARVFLDQPGE